A region of Polyangiaceae bacterium DNA encodes the following proteins:
- a CDS encoding HAMP domain-containing protein, giving the protein MKRSRTSIGVNLFFGIFGSVVVVFLAFSFLSSRRAEDAWESSFEQHAGQTTAVIERVLRQGMLLKKKEAVHAALRDVSTAPGIRSIRIYDKYGEVKFSTDTHDLKTKTKQSAELCVLCHDTPFGRAKEQSKTRTLRDPSGALVMGQARMIKNSSQCAGADCHAPPEQREYLGVMDFQMSMAVIEQGTKSARRGTFYAAGLMALVGGLATYLSIWRFVQRPVRRLVDGTRKVAAGDLGVRVEVDRGRELQVLAESFNQMSAELAAARARSEQWEEELAAAIARKTRELGAAQRHIVHMEKMASLGKLAATVAHELNNPLGGILVYAKLIQRELPKADLPEKDKEEILRYVEVVRSESARCGDIVKNLLTFARQSKNVFAEHNLNPIIDRSLMTVQHLLKSNGIEHSVEHVAGDDRLTCDANEIQQALVALLVNAAEAMPSGGQLRVEAEASADDLTISITDTGVGIPPEVLPEIFEPFVSTKGDKGVGLGLAVVYGIIRRHEADIDVSSKPGAGTTFRITLPRHPKPPPSASTPTPSNTKVVSSGK; this is encoded by the coding sequence ATGAAGCGCTCGCGGACCTCCATTGGCGTGAACCTCTTCTTCGGGATCTTCGGCTCCGTGGTGGTGGTGTTTCTGGCGTTCTCGTTCTTGAGCTCGCGGCGCGCCGAAGACGCCTGGGAGAGCTCCTTCGAGCAGCACGCCGGCCAGACCACGGCGGTCATCGAGCGCGTGCTCCGGCAAGGCATGCTGCTGAAGAAGAAGGAGGCCGTGCATGCCGCGCTACGCGATGTCTCGACGGCGCCTGGCATTCGAAGCATTCGCATCTACGACAAGTACGGCGAGGTCAAGTTCTCGACGGACACCCACGACCTGAAGACCAAGACCAAGCAGAGCGCCGAGCTCTGCGTGTTGTGCCACGACACCCCGTTCGGCAGAGCGAAGGAGCAGAGCAAGACGCGCACGTTGCGCGACCCGAGCGGGGCGCTGGTGATGGGCCAGGCTCGGATGATCAAGAACTCGAGTCAGTGCGCCGGCGCGGACTGCCACGCTCCGCCGGAGCAGCGGGAGTACCTGGGCGTCATGGACTTCCAGATGTCGATGGCGGTGATCGAACAGGGCACGAAGAGCGCCAGGCGCGGCACGTTCTACGCGGCCGGGCTGATGGCCCTGGTGGGTGGGCTCGCGACCTACCTCTCGATTTGGCGCTTCGTGCAGCGGCCGGTTCGGCGCCTGGTCGACGGCACACGCAAGGTCGCCGCGGGTGATCTCGGGGTGCGAGTCGAGGTCGATCGGGGGCGAGAGCTTCAGGTGCTGGCCGAGTCCTTCAACCAGATGAGCGCGGAGCTGGCCGCGGCCCGAGCGCGGAGCGAGCAGTGGGAGGAGGAGCTGGCAGCCGCCATCGCCCGGAAGACTCGGGAGCTCGGCGCCGCGCAGCGCCACATCGTCCACATGGAGAAGATGGCCTCGCTGGGTAAGCTGGCGGCGACCGTGGCCCACGAGCTCAACAATCCCCTGGGGGGCATTCTGGTCTACGCCAAGCTGATCCAGCGCGAGCTCCCCAAGGCCGACCTGCCGGAGAAGGACAAGGAAGAGATCCTGCGTTACGTCGAGGTCGTCCGCTCGGAGTCGGCACGCTGCGGCGACATCGTGAAGAACCTGCTGACGTTCGCCCGGCAGTCGAAGAACGTCTTCGCCGAGCACAACCTGAACCCGATCATCGACCGCAGCCTCATGACCGTGCAGCACCTCTTGAAGAGCAACGGCATCGAGCACAGCGTGGAACACGTGGCTGGAGACGACCGCTTGACCTGCGACGCCAACGAGATCCAGCAGGCTTTGGTCGCGCTCCTGGTCAACGCAGCCGAAGCCATGCCCAGCGGCGGGCAGCTGCGCGTCGAAGCCGAGGCGAGCGCCGACGACCTGACCATCAGCATCACCGACACGGGCGTCGGCATCCCGCCCGAGGTGCTGCCGGAGATCTTCGAGCCCTTCGTCTCCACCAAGGGTGACAAGGGCGTCGGCCTCGGCTTGGCCGTGGTATACGGCATCATCCGTCGCCACGAGGCCGACATCGACGTATCGAGCAAGCCCGGCGCCGGAACGACCTTCCGCATCACGCTCCCGCGGCACCCGAAGCCGCCGCCGAGCGCGAGCACACCGACTCCGTCGAACACCAAGGTGGTGAGCAGTGGAAAATGA
- a CDS encoding redoxin family protein, producing the protein MTPRRIAILLGAVALAACNSPKASPPASELGPAAPPGRAAERAALGAPAPDFELRDLDGKPVKLSAFAGKIVVLEWFNPGCPYVQRAHAKGSLQGTGSRWDADPDVVWLAINSGAPGKQGHGVETNREAAERFGIKHPVLLDESGVVGRKYGATNTPHMFVIDAKGVLVYAGAIDNSPDGEGESPSDGKLVRYVEQALDAVKAGRAVPVAKTEAYGCSVKYGS; encoded by the coding sequence ATGACGCCTCGTCGAATCGCCATCTTGCTTGGTGCGGTCGCGCTCGCGGCCTGCAACTCGCCGAAGGCGAGCCCGCCCGCGTCCGAGCTCGGGCCGGCGGCGCCACCCGGGCGCGCAGCGGAGCGCGCGGCGCTCGGAGCGCCGGCTCCGGACTTCGAGCTCCGAGATCTCGACGGCAAGCCGGTGAAGCTGTCGGCTTTCGCTGGGAAGATTGTGGTGCTCGAGTGGTTCAACCCCGGATGCCCGTACGTGCAGAGGGCCCACGCCAAGGGCTCGCTCCAGGGCACTGGGAGCCGCTGGGACGCCGATCCCGACGTGGTCTGGTTGGCGATCAACTCCGGCGCGCCCGGCAAGCAAGGTCACGGGGTCGAGACGAACCGCGAAGCCGCCGAGCGCTTCGGCATCAAGCACCCCGTGCTCCTCGACGAGAGCGGCGTCGTCGGCCGCAAGTACGGCGCGACGAACACGCCGCACATGTTCGTGATCGATGCCAAGGGAGTGCTCGTCTACGCCGGAGCCATCGACAACTCTCCGGACGGGGAGGGCGAGTCGCCCAGCGACGGCAAGCTCGTGCGCTACGTCGAGCAGGCGCTAGACGCCGTCAAGGCGGGCCGCGCGGTGCCCGTGGCCAAGACCGAGGCCTACGGCTGCTCCGTCAAGTACGGTTCTTGA
- a CDS encoding GIY-YIG nuclease family protein, with protein MASSTDTWFVYLARCADGSLYTGIAKNVAERIRAHDAGKGARYTRGRGPLSVCATRRCLSKGVALRLELQVKRLSRKEKEAIADPVQFRAFARRCLRS; from the coding sequence ATGGCGAGCAGCACTGACACCTGGTTCGTGTACCTGGCGCGCTGCGCCGACGGCAGCCTGTACACGGGTATCGCCAAGAACGTCGCCGAGCGCATCCGGGCCCACGACGCCGGCAAAGGCGCGCGCTACACCCGCGGGCGCGGCCCCCTCTCCGTGTGCGCGACGCGCCGCTGCCTGTCGAAGGGGGTGGCCCTCCGGCTCGAGCTCCAGGTGAAGCGGCTGAGCCGAAAGGAGAAGGAGGCGATCGCCGATCCGGTGCAGTTTCGTGCCTTCGCGCGGCGCTGCCTCCGAAGCTGA
- a CDS encoding serine/threonine protein kinase: MGDIEDIETAETAFAGATPDAPAGVRSRLPAGTAVGGYVIEEYCGGGGMGEVYRARDRLLSRDVAIKVVSAAGGGAGRCGVLCSLLVREAQTLAKLSHPSLVSVFSVGEHERCVYVAMEYVDGTTLSRWSARRSWRACLDALLDAARGLSAAHSAGVIHRDFKPDNVMVTRDGAVKVMDFGLARSSADVEDAPRIGACASCAPEDQVAQIRDPGAVVGTPRYMAPELFEGGAADTRSDQYSFAVSCWEVLYRALPFRGETPAQLYFSKKGHQPAGATDSDVPAEVERVLRRALLPSASRRYPSLEDLTERISRAAES; encoded by the coding sequence ATGGGGGACATCGAGGACATCGAGACGGCCGAGACCGCGTTCGCGGGCGCGACACCGGACGCGCCTGCGGGGGTGCGCTCACGCCTCCCGGCAGGGACCGCGGTTGGCGGGTACGTCATCGAGGAGTACTGCGGCGGCGGCGGCATGGGGGAGGTGTATCGGGCTCGCGACCGCCTGCTCTCGCGTGACGTGGCGATCAAGGTCGTGAGCGCCGCGGGCGGGGGTGCGGGTCGCTGCGGCGTGCTCTGCTCGCTTCTGGTGCGTGAGGCGCAGACGCTGGCGAAGCTCTCTCATCCGAGCTTGGTTTCCGTGTTTTCCGTCGGCGAGCACGAACGTTGCGTCTACGTGGCAATGGAGTACGTCGATGGGACGACTCTCAGCCGCTGGTCCGCCCGGCGTTCTTGGAGAGCGTGTCTGGACGCGCTGCTCGATGCGGCGCGGGGCCTCTCCGCTGCGCACTCCGCCGGGGTAATCCACCGGGATTTCAAACCCGACAACGTGATGGTCACCCGGGACGGCGCGGTGAAGGTCATGGACTTCGGCTTGGCGCGCAGCTCGGCGGACGTGGAAGATGCGCCACGGATCGGGGCCTGCGCATCCTGCGCACCCGAAGACCAGGTGGCGCAGATCCGCGACCCGGGCGCGGTGGTCGGGACACCGCGCTACATGGCGCCGGAGCTGTTCGAAGGCGGGGCCGCGGACACCCGCAGCGATCAGTACTCCTTCGCGGTGTCGTGCTGGGAGGTGCTGTACCGCGCGCTACCGTTTCGGGGCGAGACGCCTGCGCAGCTCTACTTCTCGAAGAAAGGGCACCAGCCCGCGGGCGCCACCGACAGCGACGTTCCCGCGGAGGTGGAGCGCGTGCTCCGGCGTGCTCTCCTCCCGTCAGCTTCCCGACGCTACCCCTCGCTCGAAGACCTGACCGAACGCATCTCACGCGCCGCGGAGAGCTGA
- a CDS encoding ABC transporter permease subunit — protein MARAQSIRLVAGFDLLESLRSRKALVLISLYAMGAFGGSAIFIRVLIAIQERLEEQLRQPVGMKELMESPGMERVAGALTGDPDVASAIVSIPPMALFYGWLAMNFVPLLVLFTSADAVAGDLSSGAVRFSLFRTDRLSWAVGKLLGQTCLMAVGVVVGAAACWATGLLWLEGMPLGNTAYWLLRISGRTIVYSFAYLGMVMCASQLAKTTVRAGGLALLIMFACSLGGSLVQARPIEEQAPELFRALSKLFPNGHHLALWHPGAVESGTAMVSLVAIGLCFFALGHWRFARRDA, from the coding sequence GTGGCCCGCGCGCAGAGCATCCGCCTGGTGGCCGGTTTCGACCTGCTCGAGTCGCTGCGCTCGCGCAAGGCGCTGGTCCTGATCTCGCTCTACGCAATGGGAGCCTTCGGAGGCTCCGCCATCTTCATCCGCGTGCTGATCGCCATCCAGGAGCGCCTGGAGGAGCAGCTCCGCCAGCCCGTCGGCATGAAGGAGCTGATGGAGAGCCCCGGCATGGAGCGAGTGGCCGGGGCGCTGACGGGCGACCCCGACGTGGCCAGCGCCATCGTCTCCATCCCGCCCATGGCGCTGTTCTACGGCTGGCTCGCCATGAACTTCGTGCCGCTCCTGGTGCTCTTCACCTCCGCCGACGCCGTCGCCGGCGATCTCTCCAGCGGCGCGGTCCGCTTCTCGCTGTTCCGGACCGACCGGCTGAGCTGGGCCGTGGGCAAGCTGCTCGGGCAAACCTGCCTGATGGCGGTGGGCGTGGTGGTGGGAGCGGCGGCGTGCTGGGCGACGGGCCTGCTCTGGCTCGAAGGCATGCCCCTCGGCAACACCGCGTATTGGCTGTTGCGCATCTCCGGGCGAACCATCGTTTACAGCTTCGCCTACCTCGGCATGGTGATGTGCGCGTCGCAGCTCGCCAAGACGACGGTACGGGCAGGTGGCCTGGCGCTCTTGATCATGTTCGCGTGCTCGCTCGGCGGCAGCTTGGTGCAGGCCCGCCCCATCGAGGAGCAGGCGCCGGAGCTGTTCCGCGCGCTCTCCAAGCTCTTCCCCAACGGTCACCACCTGGCGCTCTGGCACCCGGGCGCGGTGGAGAGCGGCACCGCCATGGTGTCGCTGGTCGCCATCGGTCTTTGCTTCTTCGCGCTGGGGCACTGGCGCTTCGCGAGGAGGGACGCATGA
- a CDS encoding ABC transporter ATP-binding protein, whose protein sequence is MTAALAIRGLRKSYGRTVALDGLDLKIPKGVISGFIGPNGAGKTTTFGIVGGMIRPDAGEVDILGRGPLDPRLHAGSLTLLPQDCELSPHVTLRQLLTHYARLQGMTAAEAARDVDARLEEVALVDRAGARIKTLSHGMRRRVSIAQALLGKPDLVLLDEPTSGLDPELVVRMRDVFASHRKKRTLVVSSHNLLELEALCDHVVFIERGRCTKSGSMAEVTEQGLVMRYGVEASVSLGALEQAHPELEMTWEGQSLIVRGSGGWTPANLNATVVPFLLHAGAGLLEIRRGKSLEDAYLAGKAEAEAEADD, encoded by the coding sequence ATGACCGCCGCGCTCGCCATCCGCGGCCTGCGCAAGAGCTACGGTCGCACCGTCGCCCTCGATGGGCTCGACCTGAAGATCCCCAAAGGTGTCATCTCGGGGTTCATCGGCCCGAACGGTGCCGGCAAGACCACCACGTTCGGCATCGTCGGCGGCATGATCCGCCCCGACGCGGGCGAGGTGGACATCCTGGGGCGCGGGCCCCTCGACCCCCGCTTGCACGCCGGCTCGCTCACGCTCTTGCCGCAGGACTGCGAGCTCAGCCCGCACGTCACGCTGCGCCAGCTCCTGACGCACTACGCGCGGCTCCAAGGCATGACTGCGGCCGAGGCCGCGCGCGACGTGGACGCTCGGCTCGAGGAGGTGGCGCTGGTGGACCGAGCCGGGGCTCGCATCAAGACGCTCTCCCATGGCATGCGGCGGCGGGTGAGCATCGCGCAGGCGCTGCTCGGCAAACCGGATCTGGTTTTGCTCGACGAGCCGACCAGCGGTCTCGACCCCGAGCTGGTGGTGCGGATGCGCGACGTCTTCGCCTCGCACCGCAAGAAGCGCACGCTCGTGGTCAGCTCGCACAACCTGCTGGAGCTGGAGGCGCTGTGCGATCACGTGGTGTTCATCGAGCGCGGGCGCTGCACCAAGAGCGGCTCGATGGCCGAGGTCACCGAGCAGGGCTTGGTGATGCGCTATGGCGTCGAGGCCAGCGTGAGCCTCGGCGCGCTCGAGCAGGCGCACCCCGAGCTGGAGATGACCTGGGAGGGGCAGAGCCTGATCGTGCGCGGCTCGGGCGGCTGGACGCCGGCGAACCTCAACGCCACCGTGGTGCCCTTCCTGCTCCACGCCGGCGCGGGCCTCCTGGAGATCCGCCGCGGCAAGTCCCTGGAAGACGCCTACCTCGCCGGCAAGGCCGAGGCCGAGGCAGAGGCCGACGACTGA
- a CDS encoding sigma-70 family RNA polymerase sigma factor, translating into MMREGFDAIWRLLRRLGVPASAADDAAQEVFLVAALRIEQIAVGSEQSYLYGTALRVAQSYRRRDARAALRQTPFDDERSSGGRTPEELLSTRQRLEVLDQALGSLDDDERSVFVLFELEGLTLSEIAQLLAIPRGTAASRLRRARSRFVRALAARKRGHHG; encoded by the coding sequence ATGATGCGCGAGGGGTTCGACGCGATCTGGCGACTGCTGCGGCGCCTGGGGGTGCCGGCGAGCGCGGCGGACGACGCGGCGCAGGAGGTGTTCCTGGTCGCGGCGCTGCGCATCGAGCAGATCGCCGTGGGCTCCGAGCAGAGCTACCTCTACGGCACGGCGCTGCGCGTCGCCCAGAGCTACCGGCGCCGCGACGCGCGCGCGGCGCTGCGCCAGACGCCCTTCGACGATGAGCGCTCGTCCGGAGGCAGGACCCCGGAGGAGCTCCTCAGCACGCGGCAGCGGCTCGAGGTGCTCGACCAGGCGCTCGGCTCCCTCGACGACGACGAGCGCAGCGTGTTCGTGCTGTTCGAGCTCGAGGGGCTCACGCTCAGCGAGATTGCCCAGCTCCTGGCCATCCCTCGCGGCACGGCTGCTTCTCGGCTGCGCCGCGCGCGGAGTCGGTTCGTGCGCGCGCTCGCGGCGCGCAAGCGAGGTCACCATGGCTGA